In the Parasphingorhabdus halotolerans genome, CGCTACCAGATCAAGTGCGACATGGGTCACGCGCGCTTCCTGTGGCTTTGCATATGTCCATTCGTCCAGCGCCTCAGGCGTCGTTAGCACCGGTGCTGGTATCGCCCGCTCTGCTGCCATCGCGCCGGTTCCGGCATGGATCAGGAAAAGCACCGATGCGGCATAAGCGATAGATTTCATTGCGATACTCCTGACATTTTCAATGATTTTCAAGCTAGCGGCCATTCAGGAAGAAGGCAAAGCAATGCGTCTCCGAATCCTGTCCTTGGCTATGAGAGCGCCTTTTCACCAAAAATGCTCAAGTCTGTTATTTTGTGATCGAGGTCGACACCCTTGCCGCGCAAATATACCCGCCGGATCGGATAGTAGGCAACAGAAACGCACACCCAAAATATGATGGTCACGAGGACCAGTACCGTCAGACCTTGGGCAAGTATAACCAGTCCGATCAATACGCTCAATGTTGAAGATAAAAAGAAGGCCCAAATCCAGAACGGGCTTAGCTTGAAAATGGCTCGTGCATAAACATCGGGAAATCTTAACGGGATACGGGTGATGGACCATAAAATGATAATCGTAGGTAGCGTTGTAATAATGCCAACCGCCCGCGCAATCGCTCCGATATCAAGCCCTGCAATCAGCGGAATGAGACCCAGGATCAGCACAAGATTGAGCATTTGATAGGGGACACCATTTTTGCTCAACGTGCCAAGTTTTTCGGGAATAAGTTGATCCCAGGCCGCAACCATGAAATTTCGCGGCACTTGCATTATGGACGCGTTCAAAGTGGTCGCCAGAGCAACGCCTGCACCGCCGATCAGGAAAAAACTCAGGGCCCAGGATGGGAGAAAGGCTTTTCCAGCGACAGTGAGGGGCTGATCTACCATTTCTATCCATGGCAAAACCGCGATGCTCGCGAATGCGAAAAAAGCATAGATCAGCCCGACGGTCAGAGTCGCACAGATCATCACAAGCGGAATATCTCTGCCGGGGTTTTTCATGTCTCCACCCAATGAAACAATGGTTGAGGCCCCCGTTGTCGCAAACTTGAGGACAAAAACGGCGGTCAAAAAGCCGGATATTCCATTGGGCAATATCGGCGCCAAATCTTGTGCCTGCATTTCCGGAACGGCAAACCCAATATAGACAGCGAAGGCCGATAGCATGACAAGGACCAAGAGCGTTTGCACGATACTCGCCATTCGCAAGCCAAAATAATTGGTCAAAAAGATCAAGATGATCATGATGATCCCCCAGCCATTTTGAGAGAACACAGGAAAGATAGGTCGCAAATACAACCCAAATGCGCTGCCAAATAAACTGATACTGACCACTGCAACCATCAGCACGAGAAAGAGTGCAACGGAGCCGATCCAGCCGCCGCACAAGCGGGACGGCCAGACATAATAGGCCCCGACAACCGGCAGAGCGGAACCTGCGACCATCGCAAGAGTATTGGTCATCAAAGCGAGCAATGATGCACAGATATAGGCCCAGAAAACGCCAGGCCGCGTCATGCCAATCGCGACGCCCGTCAGCGCAACAGCGCCCGCGCCGATCACTTGGCCGACGGCGATGAAGAACATATCCCAAAAACCCAATATGCGCGGGAGCTTATCTTTCATTGCTGATCGCCGGTGAAGCAGTCAGCAAAGCCAAAGCTTTTAATGGCAGCGCGCCTCAGGCCAGATGCGGAGAAAATTCTCGGTAAAAAACGCCTCTTTTGTTGCATCATCGGCCTGCGCCAGATGCCCGTCAAACTTACCCAGTGGATCGCGGCCACCTTCGACATGCGGATAATCGCTGCTGAACATATAGAGCTCCGGACTGGACTGTGCGATCATATTGGCAACATCTTCGTGCGGGAAAGGTGTGAAGGCCATTTGCTGTGTGATCTGCTCGGACGGTGTGCGATCAAAACGCACGCTGGTGTCCGCCCGGCTATAGATGCGCGTCAAATCATCCATGCGGCGTAACAGTTCTGGCACCCAACCGGCTCCAAGTTCTACAGCGGCCCCGCGCAATTTAGGGTGGCGTTCAAATATTCCTTCGGCCACCATCATGCTGATAAACGTCTCAACGGCTTGATGCAGAACGAACGCATCTTTGGTCCGCACATTTTCGCCGCCGCCCATCCAGTCCTTGACCGCTGCCTTGCCATTATTGCTCCATGATTTCATCGCTTGCAGCGGCGAACCGCCGACATGGAAAAGAAATGGTATTCCGGCCTCGGCCAGCTTTGCCCAGAATGGTTCCAGGTCAACGTGCCCGCAAGAAAACCCAATTGGCGCACGGTGAGGCACCCAGACCGCTTCCAGTCCCGATTCAATGACAAAATCCAGTTCTTCAATTGCCATCTTGGGCACATCTAACGGGACAATCGCTACGCCGACCAGCCGCGCATCATCGCTGCAAAAATCGGCCATATGGCGATTATGCGCCCGGG is a window encoding:
- a CDS encoding APC family permease, with the translated sequence MKDKLPRILGFWDMFFIAVGQVIGAGAVALTGVAIGMTRPGVFWAYICASLLALMTNTLAMVAGSALPVVGAYYVWPSRLCGGWIGSVALFLVLMVAVVSISLFGSAFGLYLRPIFPVFSQNGWGIIMIILIFLTNYFGLRMASIVQTLLVLVMLSAFAVYIGFAVPEMQAQDLAPILPNGISGFLTAVFVLKFATTGASTIVSLGGDMKNPGRDIPLVMICATLTVGLIYAFFAFASIAVLPWIEMVDQPLTVAGKAFLPSWALSFFLIGGAGVALATTLNASIMQVPRNFMVAAWDQLIPEKLGTLSKNGVPYQMLNLVLILGLIPLIAGLDIGAIARAVGIITTLPTIIILWSITRIPLRFPDVYARAIFKLSPFWIWAFFLSSTLSVLIGLVILAQGLTVLVLVTIIFWVCVSVAYYPIRRVYLRGKGVDLDHKITDLSIFGEKALS
- a CDS encoding amidohydrolase family protein, with the translated sequence MTYVPASRAIYDADSHIMELPDFLKAYADPALREEIPEVSYSASLVTDDEVAVIMEQGGQHSDEHKQSMIALGDDLIQTSKEIQALGAFNAADRSKAVDLLGFRKQLVFATHSVALPFHPSSKTEARLRYGATRAHNRHMADFCSDDARLVGVAIVPLDVPKMAIEELDFVIESGLEAVWVPHRAPIGFSCGHVDLEPFWAKLAEAGIPFLFHVGGSPLQAMKSWSNNGKAAVKDWMGGGENVRTKDAFVLHQAVETFISMMVAEGIFERHPKLRGAAVELGAGWVPELLRRMDDLTRIYSRADTSVRFDRTPSEQITQQMAFTPFPHEDVANMIAQSSPELYMFSSDYPHVEGGRDPLGKFDGHLAQADDATKEAFFTENFLRIWPEARCH